The genomic region TGGAAAAGAACGTATACTCAACACTTGTTAGGGTGCTAGTCGCCGGCATTATTGGGGCGGCCATAATCTCTGCGGGGTTTTATCTCATCTTGAGCGTGTTTGAGGTGCAGCGCCAGGGGCTTATCCAGCAATTCGGGGGACAATACGATATGGGTCCGGGGGCGTTGCTTTATGGGTTACTGGTTATTTTATTGTTTATCGCTGGGGCGATCATCTCAGGTTTTGTTGCGGACTTTCTCGCTAAGAGGCCGGATGCCGCTGGCAAGACGGGCCTCGTCTCAAGCATAGCGTACTCGGCTCCTGCGGGCTTCGTAGCGGGGATCCTGGTATGGCTCGCCTATAGCCTGCTCTCGCCGCTGGTCCTGGGCGATACTGCCCTTATGGCCTCCGCATTATCGCGGCTTTCGAGTACTCTGGCATTTTTTATGGTGGTCTCCCTGGTGCTTGCTCTCATCTCGATGCTAGGAGGCTTTGCCAGCGAGCTGATATCCCCTATCTTTCGAGGAAAGCGCAGGGCTGAGACATAAAAATTATTTGAATATTTTTATTATGAACTTGCAGTGGTGGAAGCCCGTACCATAGCACTCGGTCTCCTCGACGGAGCACTTAACCTTTAATTTTTCCTCGATTATCGCTTCTAGGATGCCCTCATCCAGGGAGCACTGGGTGCGCCCTATGTTGGGCATAGTGCTGCAATCGAAGCAGTCGTCTACGATGATGGTGGGCACGTCGCTTTTTAATATCATTACCTTACCGAGGCCCTGGGCCTCCCAGAACTCCGAGACTTCCTTTAAGAGAGCGTCAGCCGTACGGGCCTTAAAGAAGGGCGCAAGAGTTTTCCCGACGTCTCGGCCAATCTTCTTCATGGCCGGGCTAGTATCGACCCCATAGGACTCCATGCCGGAGCGTACCAGGTGAAATAAGGACTTTAAAAAGCCGTACTTGTCGCCAACCGTGCCCGGGATGGATTGTAAGATTTTCTCGTAATGGGTGGCCACGGGCACCTTAGAGCTTACCAGAAGGTCCGTGTTCAGCCCGAAGTACTTCTTGCGCCGGTCCCTGGCATCGACTCTCTTATACACAAGCCCCATGCTCAAAAGGTCATTGAGGTGGACCGACATGGTCGACCTGGCCTTTTCGCACACCTCGATGAGCTCCTCAAAGGTAAGCTCACGCTCCGAAAGCTTCTGTAATATCTTATTCTTTATGGGGCTCTCGATGGCTATCATGCCCTTTTTAGTTGAGTAGATCTCGACTTGCCCGCGCATTAGCACAATATCCCGCACTAGAGGTATAAATAAGTTCGCATTTTACGAACTGTTCGTTTATTGCGAACTAAGCTATATGTTAGCTGTTGTTAAGTGACCAGCATATATTTATAATCAGTACGCATATATACGAACATAATATGTGAGGTAATGTGATGACGACAAACAGGATGTTTTGCTACCAATGCGAACAGACGGCGAACGGGAAGGGCTGCACGAAGGCCGGGGTATGCGGGAAGGACGCAAACGTGGCCGCACTCCAGGACTTGCTCATTTACGCCCTGAGAGGACTGTCAGAGGTGGCCGTAGAGGGCCGCAGGCTCGGCATAGTAGACGATGGCGTAAATGCCTTTACGATAAGGGCGCTCTTCACGACGGGCACCAACGTAAACTTCGATGCGGGCAGGTTCCCGGAGCTAATCAACAGGTGCGTCGAGCTACGGGAGAGGCTAAAGGAAAAGGTGAAAGCTGCTGGAGGCAAGGCCGAGTATGGCGATGGCCCGGCCACATACCAGCCGGCGAAGGGCATCGATGGACTCATCGAGCAGGGGACGAAGGTCGGCCTGCTATCCGATACGTCTTTAAACCCCGACGTGAGGTCGCTCCAGCACATCACGCTTTTCGGAATAAAGGGGGTGGCGGCATACGCTGACCATGCCCGGACGCTTGGCCATGAGGACGATAATGTTTACGCCTTCATACATGAAGGCCTCGCTGCCATGCAGGATAAAGGCCTCGGCCTGAACGACTGGATAGGCCTCGCCATGAAGTGTGGAGAAATAAATATAAGGGTCATGGAGCTCCTCGACGCCGGGAATACTACCACTTATGGCCACTCCGTGCCCACAAAAGTCCCTCTGGGGGCGAAGAAGGGCAAGGCCATACTGGTATCGGGCCACGACCTGAAGGATTTAGAGGAGTTGCTAAAGCAGACGGAGGGGAAAGGCATTTATGTCTACACGCATGGCGAGATGCTTCCAGCCCACGGGTACCCTGGCCTTAAGAAGTATAAGCACTTCTACGGGCACTACGGGACCGCGTGGCAGAACCAGACGAAAGAGTTCCCTGCCTTTCCAGGCCCCATCCTCATGACGACGAACTGTATACAGAGGCCAAGGGAGTCGTACCGGAATAGCATATTCACGACAGGGCCGGTAGGATGGCCTGGAGTTACTCATATTGAGGGCTATGATTTCGGGCCGGTCATCCAGAAAGCCCTTGAGATGCCTGGCTTTGACCGTGACGTCGAGGGCAAGTCGGTCATGGTCGGGTTCGCAAGGAACGCCGTCCTTGGAGTTGCTCCCACCATCATTGAAGCGGTGAAAGCCGGAAAGGTCAGGCGGTTCTTCCTGGTGGCCGGCTGCGACGGGGCAAAACCGGGGCGTAACTACTACTCCGAGTTCGTGGAGAAGGTGCCTAAGGACTGCATAGTGCTGACCCTCGCCTGCGGCAAGTTCAGGTTCTTCGACAAGGAGCTTGGCGATATTGGCGGCATTCCACGCTTGCTTGACGTTGGGCAGTGTAACGACGCCTACTCGGCAGTGAAGATAGCGATGGCTCTAGCTGACGCGTTCAAGGTGGGGGTTAACGACCTGCCCCTCTCGATGGTCCTCTCCTGGTACGAGCAAAAAGCGGTCGCAATACTCCTCTCGCTGCTCTACCTGGGAGTCAGGGACATCCGCCTCGGCCCGAGCATGCCCGCCTTCATCTCGCCCGCTGTCCTCGACTACCTGGCCAAGAAGTTTAACATAATGCCCATAACCACGCCCGACCAGGACCTGAAGGCAATACTTGGATAAAATACGTGGGGGCTTTTGAGCCCCCACTTTTACTGGCCTAAGAATCGGGGGAGATGACCGAACAGGTCGCTCATGTTAAGCAGCATTGAAAAGTTCCTGGGCATGAGGCCAAAAATGGGCCCGAACGATGGGAAGGTAAAGTTAGAGGGCACCGCGGGCTCCCCGATGACCTTAACGGTCATCTCAAAGCGCCTCTCGCTGCCCGTTAACGGCTCCCGTGGCCGCTTATAGACTCCGGATATTTTATACGTGCCCATCCTGACCGCCATTATAGTCCATTCGTGATGGCCGCCGCTGCCGATTAAGCCCGTAGCGTTCGGCGTATACCTGTCGCCCACAACCTGCAGGCCGCTCCCCACGGTGAGGTTCCACGAATACCCTGTCGTGGGATTCTCGTCGAGCCTTACCCTGAACGTGTCTCCCGCCCTCATCGTTATAGTCTTGCCATTATCGCTTGCCGAGTAAACGCTTTGCGCTGCCGCCAGGCCGCTGCACAGAAGTAATATCAAAAGCATTGCTGGCAAGACGTATCGAATGTCCACTACCCTCTTCATAATTAAACAAAACTCCTGCAAATAGTAATACCTTAATGCCAATAACTCGGGAAAATATGGGTTTTTATGGCCATTTATATCCTGGCTCATTGAAAAAGCATCATTTTTAGCCCCGTTAGCTACGGTTTTGGCCGTAGTCATGAGAATAAGCTATATTGGCTGTTGGCCCTATATCATCATTTATGGCTGAGAAGAAAGTCACGCTTATAATTGAGGGCATGCATTGTAGCCATTGTGCTTCAGCGATCGCGGAGGCCCTTAAAAGGCTTAAAGGCGTTAAGGGCGCGGACGTGCTTTTTACCACGGGCAAGGCAAAGGTATCCTATGACCCCGACCTGGTTAAGGTTGATGATATGGCTAAAGCCATAGAAAGCCTGGGCTATGAGGTAAAAGGCATAAGGGAGTAGTCTGTATGGATAAGCGGGTATGCATGCTTTGTGGCTATATATAACCCCGACGGCGGCGTACCGCCAGGGACGGCTTTTGAGGATTTGCCGGCAGGCTGGGTCTGCCCGGTGTGTGGGGCCTCCAAGGACTCCTTCGAGAAGGCTAAATGACCTGCCATCTTGTGGCGAAATCGATGGCGTTGTGCCTGCACGCCTTGAGGCACCTGGCGCACCAGTAGCATTCGGACATGGCGCTGCCTCTATAGGGCTGGCATGTGGGGCACTTTTTCACGCATGCTCCGCAGTCTATACATTTTTCGTTTCGATTTAGCCTGAAGAGGCTCAGCCTGGAGGAGAGGCTCATCAAGAGCCCGAAGGGGCAGAGCAGGGTGCACCAGGGGCGGTATATGAAAAGGGAGGAAGCTACAATGGCTATCAGGGCCAGGAGCTTGAAGGTGAATAGCCAGGATGAGACAAGGCTAAATGGGTTAAAGTGGGCTAAGGATGCGAGGCCCACTCCGCCTGCCATAAATGCTAGGAAAAATGTGGCCCTTACCTTTTCGGATAGCTTTACATCTATGTGAATTTGCCTTTTAATGGCCTTTGAGGCCAGCTCCTGCGCAGCGCCGATGGGGCAGATATAGCCACAGAATAGCCGTCCAACTATGAGAGAGGAGGCCAGTATCAATACAACCTTGAATGCCTGCTGCGGGTTGATGCCCCCATTTAT from Methanocella conradii HZ254 harbors:
- a CDS encoding 4Fe-4S binding protein, translated to MALPLIVGPLYMLATMAIVAILFYMKKMSGRIATLVLVASLAVAGFLQWGFLDTTIYLHQVLYGIINGGINPQQAFKVVLILASSLIVGRLFCGYICPIGAAQELASKAIKRQIHIDVKLSEKVRATFFLAFMAGGVGLASLAHFNPFSLVSSWLFTFKLLALIAIVASSLFIYRPWCTLLCPFGLLMSLSSRLSLFRLNRNEKCIDCGACVKKCPTCQPYRGSAMSECYWCARCLKACRHNAIDFATRWQVI
- a CDS encoding heavy-metal-associated domain-containing protein; the encoded protein is MAEKKVTLIIEGMHCSHCASAIAEALKRLKGVKGADVLFTTGKAKVSYDPDLVKVDDMAKAIESLGYEVKGIRE
- the hcp gene encoding hydroxylamine reductase gives rise to the protein MFCYQCEQTANGKGCTKAGVCGKDANVAALQDLLIYALRGLSEVAVEGRRLGIVDDGVNAFTIRALFTTGTNVNFDAGRFPELINRCVELRERLKEKVKAAGGKAEYGDGPATYQPAKGIDGLIEQGTKVGLLSDTSLNPDVRSLQHITLFGIKGVAAYADHARTLGHEDDNVYAFIHEGLAAMQDKGLGLNDWIGLAMKCGEINIRVMELLDAGNTTTYGHSVPTKVPLGAKKGKAILVSGHDLKDLEELLKQTEGKGIYVYTHGEMLPAHGYPGLKKYKHFYGHYGTAWQNQTKEFPAFPGPILMTTNCIQRPRESYRNSIFTTGPVGWPGVTHIEGYDFGPVIQKALEMPGFDRDVEGKSVMVGFARNAVLGVAPTIIEAVKAGKVRRFFLVAGCDGAKPGRNYYSEFVEKVPKDCIVLTLACGKFRFFDKELGDIGGIPRLLDVGQCNDAYSAVKIAMALADAFKVGVNDLPLSMVLSWYEQKAVAILLSLLYLGVRDIRLGPSMPAFISPAVLDYLAKKFNIMPITTPDQDLKAILG
- a CDS encoding protease inhibitor I42 family protein, with translation MKRVVDIRYVLPAMLLILLLCSGLAAAQSVYSASDNGKTITMRAGDTFRVRLDENPTTGYSWNLTVGSGLQVVGDRYTPNATGLIGSGGHHEWTIMAVRMGTYKISGVYKRPREPLTGSERRFEMTVKVIGEPAVPSNFTFPSFGPIFGLMPRNFSMLLNMSDLFGHLPRFLGQ
- a CDS encoding V4R domain-containing protein, yielding MRGQVEIYSTKKGMIAIESPIKNKILQKLSERELTFEELIEVCEKARSTMSVHLNDLLSMGLVYKRVDARDRRKKYFGLNTDLLVSSKVPVATHYEKILQSIPGTVGDKYGFLKSLFHLVRSGMESYGVDTSPAMKKIGRDVGKTLAPFFKARTADALLKEVSEFWEAQGLGKVMILKSDVPTIIVDDCFDCSTMPNIGRTQCSLDEGILEAIIEEKLKVKCSVEETECYGTGFHHCKFIIKIFK